The following nucleotide sequence is from Acidobacteriota bacterium.
ATCCCTATCGCCTGGTAAAAAAGGAGGATAAGGTAAGGTCCGTCTATGGATTTATCGACTCTGCTTTTGCCTTAGCCAACTCTGAAGATGCGATGAGACGGGCGATAATGGTGAAGAAGGGCGACCTCCCCTCCCTGAAGGAGAACAACATCCTAAAAGCGATGAAATCCCGGCTCTCCTATAAGCGTGGGGTATTTGCCTACATCGACCTGAGGAGTTTGATAGCAAAGGTTAAGGAAAAGGCAGAAGCCAATAATCCCAAAATCCAAGAAGAGGCGAATCGGATATTCGCCATCATTGGGCTTAAGGGAGTAACCGCAGCTGCCTTCTGCTCCACCATAGAGAGAGAAGGGTTCTATGACCGCTTTTTCCTCTCTCTCGACCCTAAGACCAAGGGAATCCTTGGGGTAATGATGGATCAGAAGCCTCGAGAACCTAAAGGGATAAAGCTCATCCCCCAGGATGTGGACAGTATGGGGATTGCCCTCTTCGATGATCCTGATAAACTCTGGAGCAAAGTAAAAGAGGTGCTGAAGAAAAACCTGAGCGAGGAGGAATACGCCAAATTCGAGGAGAAGATCGCCACCTTCGAGAAGGGGTTCCGGATTAACTTAGAAAAGGATGTGCTGGCACCACTCGGAAACGAAATCGGCTGGGCGTCTCTCGCTCCGCAGGAGATATTTATCCCAAAGGGGAAGCCACCGATCGCTATGCTCTCAAAAACTCCGGTCCTCTTCTACTTCGAAGCGAAAGATAAAGAGAAGATAGACAAACTAATCGATCAGCTCACTGCCCTCATCGCGCTCGGCTCAAAGACCTCCCCCACCACCGAAGAATATTTGGGATACACTATAAACTGCTTTAAAAACCCTGAGCTCAACCTCTCCCCTGCCATTTCCACTGTGGATGACTTTTATTTGATAGCGAGCGATGCGGAACTTATCAAAAGGGCGATAAAAAGCTACAAGGACAGAGGTAGAATAGAAGGGAGTTCTGACTTCAAACTGGTCACTAAGGGGTTCCCCAGCAAGGTGAATCAGCTTTCCTACTCCAACATCCCACCGGTCCTCAAAAAGATGGCGGAAATGGTCAAAAAAGAGGAGATAAAAAAGGAGGAGTTGAAAGAAATCCTTGAGATTTTGCCGCTGATCGCGGATAGGCTCTTTGGTGCCGCTTACTACACCAAGTTGGAGAAAGGAGGCGTATACGGTGAGGGGTTCTCATCCACCGGTTTCTTCCTTGGGATCGCCTATTTACCGATGATTGAAAAGCAGATATCCCTCGTTAAACCGCCTATCCCGGTACCAGAAAAACCTTAATCGCGTTCGAACCTCTTAAGGAGCGTCTTATAGTCAATGCGGAAGATGACGGGTCTTCCATGAGGACAGGTAAGGGGATATTCACCACTGAGAAGGGATGAGAGGAGTTCCTCCATCTCCTTTCGGGAAAGGGCATCACCTGCCCGTATTGCGGAATGGCAGGCTACCGTCTTCAAAAGGTGGGAAAGCAATTCCTCGGGGGAAGGGAGAGAACGCCCTTCCCCCATTCTCTCTATTATCTCGTCAAACGCTGAATCCACCTCCGAAGAAGGGAGAAGAGCAGGTACCTCCTTTATTATGAAGGACCGCCCTCCAAACGGCTCGATCAAAAAACCGATCTTGAGGAGCAACGGCAGATAACGAGAAAGAAGCGCCCCCTGAGCAGGAGAAAGCTCCACCACCTTGGGGTGAAGTAGCACCTGCCTCGTCACTCCCTTCCCCTCAAGCTCCTTGCTGATACGGGTATAGAGGATCCGTTCATGGGCAGCGTGTTGATCGACGATTACAATATCATCGCCCATACTGGCTATAATGTAAGAGTTTTTATGCTGGCCTATAATTCGGAAACCACCCTCATCTTCCCTCTCTTCTTCCACTCTCTTTCGCTCTTTAACCTCCCCCATAGATTGAGAAAAACCAAGAGGAAGAGAAGGAGGGGCATCTTCCCTAACCGGGGAAGGCGGGGGAACAGGGAATTCACCTTCTTCCTTTTTCTCCTGAGAAGCCACCATCTCCTTTTCAGAATCTTCTGATAAACCGACCGGCTCACTCCCAACAAGCGCTTCCCTCAGCCCTTCTTTGATGAGCTCGGAGACAAAATAAGAATTGCGAAACCTGACCTCTGCCTTGGTCGGATGCACATTAACATCCACCTCTTCCGGAGGAAGCTCGAGGAAAAGAAAGGAGATGGGATACCTCCCTTTGGGAAGAAAGGTATCGTAGGCGGAAATTACCGCCCGAAGGATCACCCTATCCTTGACTGAACGGCGGTTAACAAAGGGGCGAATGTCCCGGGAAGAAGAGCGGTAAACACCGGGACGGGAGGTGAAACCCCACACCCGGAAGCCGTTCCGCTCCCTGTCAAAGGTAAGCAAGGAATCCGCCACCTCTCCCCCAAAAAGGTATTGGATGCGAAGCGATACATCCTCCACCTTGGGAGCAAAAATTAGTTCCCTTCCCTCATTATGAAGAGAAAAGGATATCTCGGGATAGGAAAGAGCGTAATTGGTCACCACCTCAAGGATATAGGCAAGCTCCCGCTCGTCACCTCTCAGGAACTTCCTTCTCGCCGGAGTATTAAAGAAAAGGGAGGCTACCTCGACCGATGTCCCCCGGGTCATAGGAACCTCCGAGACCTTTTTCACCACCCCTCCTATCAAATAGACCTCTACTCCCGCTACCGCCTCTTCAGTCTTGGAGCGGATGCGGAGACGGGAGACCGAAGCGATGCTGGGAAGTGCCTCCCCCCGAAATCCGAGACTGACGATCCTCATAAGATCCGTCACATCCTTTATCTTTGAGGTGGCATGCCGTTCGAAGGCGAGGAGGAGATCGTCGTGATTCATCCCCTCACCGTCATCCTCCACCCTGATGAGCTTCTTCCCCGCTTTTTCGAGGAAAATCCTTATATTTCTCGCCCCAGCATCGATGGCATTTTCAACGAGCTCCTTAACCACCGATGAAGGGCGCTCCACTACCTCACCCGCTGCTATCTTGTTCGCCACCTCTTCCGGAAGGATACGAATACGGCTCATTCTGCCCCTCAAAAATAAAGGGGGAAGAAATCCTCCTTCCCCCTATGAAATTACCCAATTCTAACCAAGATCATCCCTTCTTCTTTTCCCGTATCACCACCTGGGCTGCTGCCAATCGAGCGATGGGTACCCGGTAAGGGGAACAACTTACATAGTCGAGCCCACATTTATGGAAGAACTCGATCGATTTCGGATCTCCCCCATGCTCTCCACAGATGCCTACCTTGAGGTCCGGCCTTGTGGAACGACCAAGCTTGACCCCCATCTCGACCAGCTTCCCCACCCCCTCGACATCGAGCGACTGGAATGGGTCATCGGGCAGGATGCCAAGCTCCACATAACGGGGGAGGAAGGTGCCCGCATCATCACGGCTCAAGCCAAAGCCCATCTGGGTAAGATCGTTCGTACCGAAGGAGAAGAACTCCGCCTCCTTGGCTATCTCATCGGCAGTGAGCGATGCCCGGGGCACCTCGATCATCGTGCCTACCTTATACTCGCAACGGACGCCCGCCTTCTCAAACACTTCTTCTGCCTTCCTCTCGACCATCTCCTTTAAGATGGAGAACTCCTTGACATGCCCGACTAAGGGGATCATCACCTCGGGTATTGCCTTTATCCCTTGCTTTATCGCCTCTACCGCTGCCTCGAATATCGCTTCGACCTGCATCTCGTATATCTCGGGATGAGAGATACCGAGACGGCATCCCCGATGCCCCAGCATCGGGTTGAACTCCTTGAGTGAATTCACCGTTTGCTTCAGCTTCACCGCCGGCACCCCCATCTGGGAGGCTAACTTCTCTATCTCCTCATCATCGCTGGGGAGGAACTCGTGAAGCGGTGGGTCGAGCAACCTGATGGTAACCGGTAATCCATCCATCACCCTGAATATCTCGAGGAAATCGCTCCTCTGCATAGGTCTAATCTTGTTTATCGCCCGGCGCCTCTCCTCCGGGGTCTTGGCAAGGATCATCTCCCGCACCGCCAATATCCTATCCTCGCCGAAGAACATATGCTCGGTACGGCAGAGACCTATCCCCTCGGCGCCGAAATCGCGGGCGACCTTGGAGTCGGCTGGGGTATCCGCATTGGTACGGACGCCGAGACGGCGCACCTCGTCCGCCCAGCTCAGGAACTCAGAGAACTCTGTCCCGAGCTCCGGCAGGATCAAGGGAACCTCACCAAGGATGACCTCACCGGTATTACCGTTTATGGTGATATAATCCCCCTCCTTTATGGTGAGGGAGTTCACCTCCATCACCTTCTTTTCTTCATCAATGGCGAGAGCACCACAACCAGCGACACAGGGCTTACCCATCCCCCGGGCTACCACCGCTGCGTGAGAGGTCATCCCTCCTCTTGCAGTGAGGATGCCTTCAGCAGCGGAGATGCCGGCGATGTCCTCGGGCGAGGTCTCTGGTCTCACCAGGATGACCCGCTCCCCGGATTTCACCCACTCCTCAGCCTCCTCAGGGATAAAGACAACCCTTCCCACTGCTGCTCCCGGTGAGGCGGGTAGTCCCTTGGCGATCACCTCGTACTTCTTGCTTGGATCGATCATCGGATGGAGGAGCTGATCCACCTGACTCGTAGAAACGCGCATCAGAGCGGTTTCCTTATCGATAAGTCCCTCCTTCACCATATCCACCGCTATCCTTACTGCTGCCTGCGCCGTTCTCTTCCCTGTTCTCGTCTGGAGGAGGTAGAGCGTTCCGTCCTCGATGGTGAATTCGATGTCCTGCATATCCCGGTAATGGCGCTCGAGCTTCTTATAAACCTCAACCAACTCCTGGTAGACCTTGGGCATCATCTCCTCGAGCGAAGGAAGAGGGCTTTCTCCCTTCTGCTCCTTATTGATGGGATAAGGGGTTCTGATGCCCGCTACCACATCCTCTCCCTGAGCATTGGGGAGGAACTCCCCGAAGAACTTCGGCTCCCCAGTGCTCGGGTCTCGGGTAAAGGCGACACCGGTTGCTGAGCGGTCGTTTAAGTTCCCGAATACCATCGCCTGGACATTGACCGCTGTGCCCAAGTCATCCGGGATATTGTTGAGCTCACGGTACTTGATCGCCCTGGGGTTGTTCCAGGACTCGAATACCGCCTTGATCGCCCGGGTTAGCTGTTCCACCGGATCTTGGGGGAAATCCTCCCCCTTCTCCCGCCGGTATATCTCCTTATAACGCTCGATGACCTCCTTAAGGTCGGAAGCGGCGAGTTCGGTATCGAG
It contains:
- a CDS encoding pyruvate, phosphate dikinase, whose product is MARKKYVYFFGGGKAEGSAEMKNLLGGKGANLAEMTNLGIPVPPGFTITTEACIEYQKGGNFPEGLMDEVEENLKRLEKTKGASFGDPGNPLLVSVRSGAPISMPGMMDTVLNIGLNDETVKGMLRKFGDERFPLDSYRRLIEMFGDVVSKVKHSLFEEALNEVKKKKGVKLDTELAASDLKEVIERYKEIYRREKGEDFPQDPVEQLTRAIKAVFESWNNPRAIKYRELNNIPDDLGTAVNVQAMVFGNLNDRSATGVAFTRDPSTGEPKFFGEFLPNAQGEDVVAGIRTPYPINKEQKGESPLPSLEEMMPKVYQELVEVYKKLERHYRDMQDIEFTIEDGTLYLLQTRTGKRTAQAAVRIAVDMVKEGLIDKETALMRVSTSQVDQLLHPMIDPSKKYEVIAKGLPASPGAAVGRVVFIPEEAEEWVKSGERVILVRPETSPEDIAGISAAEGILTARGGMTSHAAVVARGMGKPCVAGCGALAIDEEKKVMEVNSLTIKEGDYITINGNTGEVILGEVPLILPELGTEFSEFLSWADEVRRLGVRTNADTPADSKVARDFGAEGIGLCRTEHMFFGEDRILAVREMILAKTPEERRRAINKIRPMQRSDFLEIFRVMDGLPVTIRLLDPPLHEFLPSDDEEIEKLASQMGVPAVKLKQTVNSLKEFNPMLGHRGCRLGISHPEIYEMQVEAIFEAAVEAIKQGIKAIPEVMIPLVGHVKEFSILKEMVERKAEEVFEKAGVRCEYKVGTMIEVPRASLTADEIAKEAEFFSFGTNDLTQMGFGLSRDDAGTFLPRYVELGILPDDPFQSLDVEGVGKLVEMGVKLGRSTRPDLKVGICGEHGGDPKSIEFFHKCGLDYVSCSPYRVPIARLAAAQVVIREKKKG
- a CDS encoding DUF3352 domain-containing protein; this encodes MKEKLLTALVILGIGAVALSAVLFIVRSVSASPVDKIFPRDTIFYLSVSDLSFARENIKTTRLWSALNSSETKDKFLSLKKKFFAEAEKNLGFDLNELVDLMERRVSLGIVALPKKGKEPELLFAADIRKTKSKMKELFAKKIEPALAKKGMKITEVEYKGYPYRLVKKEDKVRSVYGFIDSAFALANSEDAMRRAIMVKKGDLPSLKENNILKAMKSRLSYKRGVFAYIDLRSLIAKVKEKAEANNPKIQEEANRIFAIIGLKGVTAAAFCSTIEREGFYDRFFLSLDPKTKGILGVMMDQKPREPKGIKLIPQDVDSMGIALFDDPDKLWSKVKEVLKKNLSEEEYAKFEEKIATFEKGFRINLEKDVLAPLGNEIGWASLAPQEIFIPKGKPPIAMLSKTPVLFYFEAKDKEKIDKLIDQLTALIALGSKTSPTTEEYLGYTINCFKNPELNLSPAISTVDDFYLIASDAELIKRAIKSYKDRGRIEGSSDFKLVTKGFPSKVNQLSYSNIPPVLKKMAEMVKKEEIKKEELKEILEILPLIADRLFGAAYYTKLEKGGVYGEGFSSTGFFLGIAYLPMIEKQISLVKPPIPVPEKP
- the mutL gene encoding DNA mismatch repair endonuclease MutL translates to MSRIRILPEEVANKIAAGEVVERPSSVVKELVENAIDAGARNIRIFLEKAGKKLIRVEDDGEGMNHDDLLLAFERHATSKIKDVTDLMRIVSLGFRGEALPSIASVSRLRIRSKTEEAVAGVEVYLIGGVVKKVSEVPMTRGTSVEVASLFFNTPARRKFLRGDERELAYILEVVTNYALSYPEISFSLHNEGRELIFAPKVEDVSLRIQYLFGGEVADSLLTFDRERNGFRVWGFTSRPGVYRSSSRDIRPFVNRRSVKDRVILRAVISAYDTFLPKGRYPISFLFLELPPEEVDVNVHPTKAEVRFRNSYFVSELIKEGLREALVGSEPVGLSEDSEKEMVASQEKKEEGEFPVPPPSPVREDAPPSLPLGFSQSMGEVKERKRVEEEREDEGGFRIIGQHKNSYIIASMGDDIVIVDQHAAHERILYTRISKELEGKGVTRQVLLHPKVVELSPAQGALLSRYLPLLLKIGFLIEPFGGRSFIIKEVPALLPSSEVDSAFDEIIERMGEGRSLPSPEELLSHLLKTVACHSAIRAGDALSRKEMEELLSSLLSGEYPLTCPHGRPVIFRIDYKTLLKRFERD